In the genome of Kallotenue papyrolyticum, the window GCGTCGAGGAGGAAGCGCCCTCGTCACGCGGCGCACACCATGCCGCGCAGTGCTACCGTCCCGACTTCTGCATTGTGGGCGAGCCCAGCCGCTGGGACCGCGTGACGCTGGGCTACAAGGGCACCCTGCGCGTGCGGGCCAGGCTGCGGCAGCCCTGCGCGCACTCAGCCCACGCGCGGCGTACCGCCACCGAAGGCATCGTCGAGCTGTGGCGCAGGCTGCAGGAGCACGCCGCGCAGCACAACGCCGGACGCGCGCGCGCCTTTGATCAGCTCCAGCCCACGCTGCTGGGCATCCACAGCCAGAGCGACGGCCTGCACGAGGAGGCAACGGCGGAGATCAATCTGCGTCTGCCCCCCGATCTGTCGCCGGAAGCGGTGGCCGCCAGGCTGGCGCAGTTCGATCCAGCGATCCGCATCGAGGTGCTGGGCGCGACGCCGGCCTTTCAAGCGCCGCGCGGCAACCCGGTCGCCCACGCGCTGACGCAGGCGATCCGCCGCCAGGGCGCGCAACCGGCGCTGGTGCTCAAAACCGGCACCGCTGACATGAACATCGTCGGGCCGGCCTGGGGCTGTCCCACGGTGGCCTACGGCCCCGGCGACGCAGCGCTGGACCATACCCCCGACGAACACATCGAGCTGGCCGACTACCGGAGCGCGATCGCGGTGCTGGCGCGGGCCCTGACCGATCTGCAGCACCGCGCCTGAGCAACTCCCTGCCGGCGGAGGGCGCCTAGGACACCGCTTCATGCGACGGCTCGCCGCCGAGCACCGCCTGCAGCCGGCGCCGCAGCTCCGCCGGCGGCAACTGCTTGTCGATCCACCCGTGGACGTGCGGCCAGTCACGGTAGCGCAGCACCGCAGAGAGCAGGATGAGCTGCACAGACGGATACGCCGTCCGTACCAACTCGATCATGCGCCGCGCCACCTGAGGATAGCGCGCCGGATCGATGATGATCAACTCGGCCGGACGGCGGCGCAGCAGCAGCCAGGCGCGTACCGGATCGGGCACGATCTGGCACTGCGCCTCGGGCGCCACCTGGCGCAGGATCGCCTTGGTGATCTGCGCCGCGCCGGCATCGCTATCGACGACGATGATGCTGGTTGGCATCGCTCTTCACTTCCTGTCCGACACAATGGCGGCAACCCGAGGAGACTCCTCAGGTCGCCGCCATACGGAGGAGGCTACTGGCTCCACCACCGCTGGCACCAATGCAGCCGTTGACCAACCACGCCATAGCGTGCTCAGGCTGCGATCGACAGCGCGGTCGTGGCCGGTGGTGCTAGTGGCAGCGTCCCGGCCACGACCGCTTGCAGAATATCGCTCTCGCTGATCATGCCGACCATGCGTCTGCCGTCCATCACCGGCAGGCCGCTGATCTTGTGATGCACCATCAGCCGGGCGGCTTCCACCACCGGTGCGTCCGCTGCGATGGTGATCACCGCCGTGCGCATGATCTCGGCGGCAGTAACCCTGGACAGCAGATAGCTCAGCTCATACACGCTGAGCGTGGTAGCATCCGACGGAAAGGCGTTGCGGATATCACCGCGCGTGACGATACCGACCAGGCGATCGCCATCCACAATCGGTACGCGCCGGATGTGGTGTTCGTGTAGAATCTGATTGAGCTGTGGCAGCGTCGTGCGCGGTGTCGCCGTGATCACCGGATGACGCATCAGATCGCGAACCAGCAGGACGGTCATGGGTGGGCTCCTTTCCCGGCCGACTCCGCGCTCAGGCCTCCACGATCAACGCGGTGACCATGCCGAACATGCCGTGATCGCTTTCGGCGTGCGACAGGATGTGGCAGTGGAAGGCCCAGACGCCCACCTCGCTACACTCAACGATCACGTCCCAGCGCTCGCCGGGCGCGACGTTGACCGTGTCGCACATGTAGGGCTGCGGCAGCGGCCAGCCATCGCGTGCGATCACCAGTTGTGGCAGGCCGTGCAGGTGCATAGGGTGGATCAGCAGCCCTTCGTTCATGTAGCGCAGCCGCACCTTCTGCCCCAGCTTGGCCTTGATCGGTTGCGTGGCCGGAAAGCCCTTGCCGTTGAGCGTGAAGCCACCGGTCTGATCGTTCAGAATCATGACGTAATCGATATCAACCTGCGGCTCCTTGGAGCGATCCTTGGGCTCGACGATAAATGCGCCCAACAAGCCCTTGCCTACCTGCTTGGTTGAGTTGTGGTGCGAGTGGTACATGTGCGAGCCGCTGTTTTTGACCGTAAACTCATAGGTATAGGTTTCGCCCGGGCGGATCGGCGGTTGGGTGATAAACGGCACACCGTCCTGATCGTTGGGGACGATCAGGCCGTGCCAGTGCACCGCCGTGCTTTCGGGCAGTTCGTTTTTGACGATCACACGCACGCGATCGCCTTCGGTGACGCGGATCTCCGGCCCCGGCATGGTGCCGTTGTAGGTCCAGGCCTCGACGAAGGTTCCCGGCGTCACCTCCCACTGCACCACCTTGCAGGTCAGCTCGAAGACCTTGACGCCGTTGTCGAGGCGATACTGGAGCGGCTGTCCACCCAGCCCTTGTGTCTTGGCCGGAAAGGCTTTGACGCCCTCCTCATGCATGCGATCCATGGCCTGCCAGTCGCCGGCTGCCGCTGAAGGCGCCGGGCTGGCCGTGGCATGGGCGTAAGTAGCGGCAGAGGGCGACGCCTGACCGGTAACACTTCCCGCCGCCACAGGCACGGAGTTGCCGCAGGCAGAGAGCAGCGCGCCCGCCGCTGGCAGCGACAGGCCCGCGCTCAGCACCTTGAGCACATCGCGGCGACTGGTGATGCGGCGGCGCAGCGAGCGGTCGTCTGTGGCCTGCAGCTGCTCCTGATATTCAACGGTCATGGGAATTCCTCCTCAACACTACGTGCATCGTTGCTGTACGCTAGTGTAGCCGGCGCCACCGCGTCTACCGTAACCCTTCATCAACCGAAGGTTATGCAGCAACAACTAAAGCGCGTCCGGGAGATCTGGTACAATCGAACTGGCCGCAGCGTGGAGGGAACGCGGGACGGGAGGCTGAGCGTGGACCAGGCAGAGCAGCAATCGTTGATCGCGCAGTTGCGGGAGCGCATTCAGCAACTGGAGGCGCGCAACGCCATTCTGGAACAGCGCGCCCGGCTGGATCGCGCGCGGCTGACCGCGCTGATGCAGACCACCACCGCCTTCCTGCTGACGCGCGAACAGACGCTGGCGATCCGGCTCGGCTGTCAGCATGCCGGCGAGCTGGTGCCCGGCACCACGCAGGCGCTAATCTGGCTGCTGGACGAGCAGAGCGGCCGCCTCGTGCTGCACCGCCCGGACGGCACGCCATCAACCCATCTGCTGCTGGAGCTGGGCCAGGGCCTGGCCGGGCGGGGCTGCCTCGCGCCACGCCCCATGGTCTTCGTTGGCCAGGTGCTGGAAGAAGCGTTGGCCGAGCACGACGCCGCCGACCAGCGCTGGCTGGCCGAACAGCTTGGCGACGCCTGGCCGCCGCTCAGCGCGATCGCCGCGCCGCTCCGCGTCGAACAGCACCCCCTGGGCGTGCTGGTGCTCTTCGGCGGCACGCAGTCGCATCTGCTGCTGGCCAGCGATCTCCTGTTCGTGCAGGCGCTCGCCAATCTGATCGCCAGCGCGATCCAGGATCTGCATCAAGAACAACAGGTCACGCGGCTTGGCCAGGAGTTGCTGCTCAGCCGCGAGCAGCAGGCCGCCACCCAACAGCGCCTAGATGCCACCCAAGCCGGCCTGTTGCAGACCGCCAAACTGGCGGCGGTCGGTCAGTTGGCCGCCTCGGTCGCGCACGAGATCAACAATCCGCTCTACGCTGTGCGCAACAGCCTCTACCTGGTGGAGCAGGATCTGCCGCCCGACGCACCACAACAGGAGTTTTTGCGCCTGGCACAGAACGAACTGGCGCGCATTGCGCGGATCATCGCCCGCATGCGTGACTTCTACAAACCAGCCCATGGCGACTTCCAGCCGACCGATCTCAACGCGCTGATTCAGGAGACGCTCTACCTGGCGGCCACCCACCTCAACCATAGCCATGTGTGGGTCACGCTGCAGCTCGATCCCACGCTGCCGCCGATCACCGCCAGCGCCGACCAACTGCGTCAGGTCTTGCTCAACCTGATCCTAAACGCGGCAGATGCCATGCCCAACGGCGGTACGCTGACGATCGGCAGCGCCCACGACGACATGCACGCCACGATCACCATTGCCGACACGGGCGAGGGCATCCCGCCCGATGTGCGCGAGCGCATCTTCGAGCCGTTCTTCACCACCAAAGCCAACGGCACGGGCCTGGGCTTGAGCGTCAGCTACCATATTGTTGCGCAGCATGGCGGCACGCTGCAGATCGAGAGCACGCCCGGCATGGGCACGACCTGCACCATCCGCCTGCCGCTGCACTACCAACCGCCGCAAGGCGGTGAGCTGACCGAATACGCCACACCACGCCTGGGCGACTAGGCCGCCGGCCACGCACCGACTGGTGCCTGTCAACGCTCGATGCGCGAGGGAGCTATGCAACCATCAGCCCACATCCTGCTCGTTGATGATGAAGCGCCGATCCGCCTGACACTGGGCGCGCTGCTGCGCCGTGCCGGCTACCAGGTGACGACCGCCGCCAGCGGCGAGGATGCCGTGGCGCTGCTCGATCACCACCGCTTCGATCTGCTGCTGGTCGATCTCAAAATGCCCGGTATCGACGGCATGGCCGTGGTACGCGCCGCGCAGGAGCGCGATCCCGACGCAGTGATCATCATTTTGACCGGCCATGGCACGTTGGAAAGCGCGATCGAGGGCCTGCGCCGCGACATCTTCGACTACCTGCTCAAAACCAGCGATCCGCAGCAGGTGCTGACGCGCGTCGCCGAAGGGCTGCGCCAACGCGCGCAGACCCTGCACCGCAAGCAGATGCTCCAGACCCTGGCCGCCGCCGCCGCCGAGTTGAGCGGCGTTCCCACGCCGGGCGCAGCGCCGGAGCACACCCCAACCGCCCGCGCACAGGAAGCCGCCCTGGAGATCGGGCCGCTGCGCATCGATCCGGTGCGCCAGGAAGCCACGCTGGATGGACGCAGCGCCACGCTGACACCCACCGAGCTGCGCGTTCTGGTGTGTCTGGCGCAGCAGGCCGGCCGCGCCCTGAGCTACGCGCAGTTGGTGGCGTGCGCCCAGGGCTACGAAACCTTCGCTGCCGAAGCCGCCGAGCTGATCAAGCCGCACATCCACCACCTGCGCCAGAAGCTGGAAGCCGATCCCGCCCGACCGCGCTACATCCTGACCGTGCGCGGTACGGGCTATATGCTGGCCATCGCGCCGGACGCATAAGCCTCATCCCGGCTCGGCCACCAGGGCTGGGGAACACACCGCCTGCGCCATGGCCGCAGCTTACCGCCCGCCTCAGGCGGCACGCCGGCATCACAGTTGTGGCCGAATGCGCACACGCAGGCCATCGCGCGGCATGGCGGTCGGCACGGGAATGGGCCGCAGATCCTGCGCAGGCAGCAGTTCGACCCGGCAGGTGCGCAGCAGTTCGGCCAACACGATGCGCATCTGCATCTGAGCGAAGGCCAGGCCCACGCACACGCGTGGCCCGGCACTGAAGCCGACCAGCGCGAAAGGGCGTCCCTCGTTGCGCGGCGGCAGGAAGCGATCGGGATCGAAGCACTGCGGCGCGCTCCAGATCTCGGGCTGGTGGTGGGTGAAGACGCTGGAGTACATCACGGTCCAGCCCGCCGGAATGCGGTAGCCGTCGTAGCTGAAGCTCTCGACCACGCCGCGAAAGCCACCCGGCGCGGGCGGGTGCAGCCGCTCGGTTTCGCGCAGCACGGCATCCAGCAACGGCAGGCGCTTGAGCTGCGGCGCTTGGAGCGGGGCACGGCCCAGCACGGCATCCAACTCGGCCTGCAAGCGCGCGGCGATCAGGGGGTGACGCGCCAGCTCCAACACGGCCCAGGTGAGCATCGAGGTGACCGTGTCGTGGCCGGCCCATAGCAAGACCAGCAGTTCGTCGAGTAGCTCGGCCTCGCTGAAGCGCTGCCCATGTTCGTCCTCCACCGTCAGCAACCAGCTCAGGATGTCGGGTTGGGGCGCGGCCTGGCGCCGCGCGGCGATGATCCGCCGCAGGGCGCGGCGCAGACGCTGGCCGGCGCGCCAGGCGCGGGCATAGGGCGTGCCGGGGATGCGCCAGGCGGGCAGCGCAAACAGGCCGGCGGTGAACTGGTAAAAGTCGCGCTCGACCTGCGCGATCGCGGCAGGCTGCTCCAGGCCCAGCATCAAGCGCGCGGCGATGGCGAAGCTCAGACCTTTGAAGGCATCAAACAGGCGCAGCTCGGCCTGCTGCTGCCAGAGGCGCAGGTGGGCATGGGTTAGCGTCTGCATGGTCGCGAAGTAGCGCTGCAGCAGCGCGCCGTGGAGCGCCGGCTGGATCATACACCGGTGGCGGCGGTGTTCCTCGCCGTCGATCAGCGACAGGCCGCGCCCGATCAGCGTGGTGATCGGGCGGCCCCAGCCCTGACGCGACGAGAATAGGTGCAGATGCGTGCTGAGGATGAAGCGGTTGGCCTCTGCTCCCAGCATGACCACGCAGGGCTGCCCCAGCAGGTGGGTACGCCACACCGGTCCGTAGCGCGCGTAGCGCTCCTGGGCGAAGCGCAGCGGATCGCGCACCCATTCGACCGTTTCGCCCACCAACGGCAGGCCACGGCGACCCGGCGGCAGGGGCAGATCGGCAAGCGCCGAGGAAGCAACCATAGCGTCCTCCTGGTGTTGATGGCAGTGTACCGCAGCGCTGCCAGGAGGGCGCCGACCGGCTAGGCACCGGCGCGTTCGTACGCCGCCAGCAGGCCGGCAGCCAGTTGATCGTAGCCGAACAGGCGCACGACACGTTCGCGCGCGGCCAGGCCCATGGCCCGCCGCAGCGCTGCATCCTCGCCAAGCTGACGCACACGCGTGGCGAAGTCATCCACGTCGTCCATGCGGCACAGCCAGCCGGTGACACCGTGCTCGACCACCTCCGGCAGAGCCGTGGCAGCAGTGGTGACGACCGGACGGCCACACGCGCCCGCTTCGGCGGCGACAATGCCAAAGCCCTCGACGCGCGCCGGAAACAGTAGCAGATCGCAGCTCTGGTAGGCGGCGACCAGCCCATCGCGGTCGGGCGTGCCGATCGGGATCATGCGCGGATGCGGCGGTGCGGCCTGCACGCGCTGGAACGAGGTGGTGTAGAACAGCACATAGTCGCGCGGCAGGCGCTCCATGATCGCCGGCAGCAGGTCGAAGCCCTTGCGCCGCGTACGGTTGCCGACAAAGAGCAGACGTATGCGTGCATCGCCGGCGGGCAGGCCATGGTCGCTGCGGCGCAGGTCGGGCGGCGGCACGAAGACATCGGTATCGATGCCGTCATAGACCACCAGCGTATCGCGCTTGCCGTAGGTCAGCGCCACCTGCTGCTGCGTGTAGCGACTGACGCAGACGGTCACATCGGCGCGCCGGATCGAGAGCCAGTCGTAGGTATATTCGACCAGGCGGTAGAAGAGCCGTTGCTGCGGCGAGCTGTAGGGCTGCAACAGCGGATCGGTGGTCAGGTGGTGCACGGTGGTGACCAGCGGCACGCCACGACGCTTGAGCGCCCAGGCCACGCGCGAGCGGCCCTGGATCACGTCGTAGCCGCGCCACCAGCCGCGACCCAACGCCAGCGGCGCGAGCATCGGCAGGAAGTTGTGGAGGTAGGGCAGGCGCCGCAGCGTCGGCGCATGCCCGGCGCGCAGGAGCGCGCGCGTGATGTTGGCGATGCCGATGTCCACGCCGCCGCGACCGATCGGTGCGACGTAGAGCGGACGGAAACGCCTCATGATGGCGCGTGCTCCTCCGGCGCGCGCGGTTTTTCCGCCAGCACAAAGTAGGGCCCGCTGCGCAGCCGGCCAAACAGGCGCACATCCAGCTCCATCAGCCGCGTCAGCGCCACCAGCGCCCAGTACACCGGGCTGCGTGGCGTCAGGCGCCGCCGCAGCCGCTGCCGCGCGACGATCTCGCGCTGCGTACCCGCGCTCTGCCTCCTGCCGCTGGCCTGCCGGTCGTCCCCGCGCCCCGTCTGCCGGCCCACCGCGCCGCGTGCCAGCAGCGCTTCGCCCAACTTCATCAGCACATGCTCAACAAAGCTGGTGATCACCGTATTCCAGAAGCGCACCTCGACCACGCGTAGCCCGGCGCGCTCCAGAGCAGCTGCGACCTCTTCAAAGGTCGTCAGCGCTTTGACATGATCGGATTTACGCCGCGCTTCGCGCTCGAAGTCGTACACGCCGCGGCGCACAAACCACTGCCCCAGGCGCCGCGACGCATCGATCAGCGGCTGCAGCTGCGAGCGTTCACGCGTGTTGGAAAAGGCGGCCAAGCATCCCCCGGGACGCAGCACACGCGCGCTTTCGGCCAGGTAGGCATCGATCACCTCCAGCGGAAAGTGCTCCAGCACATCCACCGACAGCACCTTGTCGAAGCTGGCATCGGCAAAGGGCAGGCGCCGTGAGTCGGCTTGCGCCAGCGCCACGCTTTGCAGCGCGGCATCGCCGTAGAGCGTGGCCGGATCGGAGCCGACCATCAGCGCTACGGCATCGGCGTTCCACACCGCAAAGCGTCCGTTGCCGCAGCCGTTGTCGAGGACCACATCCTGCGGCGTGAAGCGCAGCATGCGCCGCAGCACGCGCTGCCGCACGCCGGCGGCCAGCAACGGCGGCGCGATCTCGCGATAGTCGAGCTCCTCGGCCATGTGCGCTTCCTCGGCGACGTACTTCGAGACGTAGGCAAAGGCCGCACCGCGCGGCATCAGATCGAGGTAGCCGTCGCGCCGGGGGTAGTCGGTGCGGCAGACGCTGCAGTGCACCGCCGCATCGGTAACATACAAATCCCGGCTGCCACAGGTCGGGCACTGCAACAGCCGGTACAGTTCGCGTGGAATCATGTTCGCAATCCAACAAATGCGCATAGCGGGAGGCAAGCGTGGCCCCCCACCCTCCACACGGTTCGCGGGCACGGCGAACCGGGGGCCATTCTACCACGTCTCACGCGGCGCGCAAGCGGGTCGGCCTCAGCGCGGGCAGAAGCGCTCGGTCATCTCGGCAACCTGGGCATATTTCTGCTTCAGCGCCTCCAGTCCTTCGGCAGTGACGGTGGTCATGTTGCGGTAGATTTGCTTGTCGAGCATGCGCTGTTTGTCGCCGCCGGGCCACAGGCGCCAGGAGTCGTTGTCGATCATATCAGCGACTAGCAGGCGCCCACGCGCATCGCGGCCGAACTCGATCTTGAGATCGATCAGTGCCACGTCCTGTGCGCGCCAGGCATGCTCCAACAAACCAAAGACGCGCCGGCCCTGTTCGGTCATTTCGGCGATCTCGTCGGCGCTGGCGATGCCCTGCGCGACCAGCTCCTGCGGCGTCACCTGCGGATCGTGACGCGCGTCATCCTTGAGGAAGAACTCGACCAGCACCGGATTAAAGAGGGTGCCCTCGGCGACGTCGGGATGGCGCTTGAGGAACGAGCCGGTGGCGCGCCGCCGCATGACGACCTCGACCGGGATCATGGCGCAGCGCCGGGCGATCATCACCGTCGGCTCCGGCGCGGCCACGAAGTGCGTGGGCACGCCGGCGGCGTTGAGCATGCAAAAGACGTTGGCAGCGGTGCGTCCGCTGAGCGCGCCCTTGCCGGGGATCTCGTTGCGGCGCGCACCATCACCGGCGCTGATCGCATCCTTGTGGACCAGAATCACCAGCTCGGGATCCTCCGGATGGGCGTAAACGATTTTGGTTTTGCCCTCCGCCAGCTTGCTGCCGTAGCGCATAACTCCTCCCCATTCGTGTGGAGCGTCGCTCCATATCCAGCGGCGTGCCTGCGTTCGGGAATAGTTAGACCAGCCGTACACGTCCTTGATCCTGTGCTTCGCGAACCACGCCCACGTGCGCCAACTCCGGCACCGCGGCCTGCGCCGCCGCGCGCGCCGCCGCCGGCACGATCACCAGCATGCCCAGCCCCATGTTCAGGGTGCGAAAGGCTTCATACTCGCTCAAGCCGGCCTGTTCCACCAGAAAGCGGCAGATCGGCGGGATGCTCCAGCTCCCGCGCCAGACCTCGACTGCCAGCCCCGCGGGCAGCACGCGCGGCAGGTTCTCCCACAGGCCACCGCCGGTGATGTGCGCCAAGCCGTGGATCGGCACCTGCGCGGCCCACAGCGCGTCGAGCTGCGGCAGGTAGGAGCGGTGGATCGCCAGCAGGGCCTCGCCCAACGTCGCACCGCCCAGCACTGCCGGCGCCGACTCGTAGCCAAACGTTGCGCAGATGCGCCGCGCCAGCGAGTAGCCGTTGGTGTGTAATCCCGACGAGGGGAGCGCCAGCACGGCATCGCCGGCCTGAATTGCCGTGCCGGTGAGCAGTGCTTCGCGCTCGACGACGCCCACCAGCGTGCCGGCCAGATCAAAGGCTCCCGGCGCGTACACGTCTGGCATTTCGGCGGTCTCGCCGCCCAGCAGCGTGCAGCCCGCCGCGCGACAGGCCGTCGCCACGCCCGCGACGATCGCTGCTACCTGTTCGGCATCCAGGCGCGCCGCGGCGATATAGTCCATGAACAGCAGCGGTCGCGCGCCCTGCACCAGCAGATCGTTGATACAGTGGTTGACCAGATCCTGGCCAACGGTGTCGTAGCGTCCCAGCGCCGCCGCCACCAGCGTTTTGGTGCCCACACCATCGGTGGAGGCGACCAGCACCGGCCGGCGGTAGCGTGCCAGGGTCTCGCTCAGGTCCAGCGCGCCGCCAAACGCGCCCATGCCGGCCAGCACGGCCGGGCCGTGCGTCGAGCGCACTGCATCGGCCATCAGCCGTTTGGCACGGTTGGCCGCGTCGATATCCACGCCTGCCGCTTTGTAATCCATGCTCATAGGTGTGTGAATCTGCCGCCCTAGGCGAGCACATAGTCCAGCATATTACGAAAGATGATCAGGCCATCGCCGGCGGCGCGCTCGCGGCGGCCCAGCACCCAGTCGGGATGGAGCTGCGGCAGGTAGGCGCGATCGGGATGCGGCATTAGGCCGAAGACGTTACCGGCGCGATTGCAGATCCCGGCGACGGCTGCCAGCGAGCCGTTGGGATTGTCGGGATAGTCCAGCGTGGGCTGGCCCGCGGCGTCCACGTAGCGCAGCGCGATCTGACCGTGCTGCTCCAGCGCGGCGAGCGTCTCGTCCGCGGCCAGAAAGCGGCCCTCGCCATGGCCGACGGGCAGGCTGAAGGGCGCGTCGATCCCGCGCGTGAAGAGGCACACGCTGGTCGGCTCGGCCCTGAGCCGCACCCAGCGGCACTCGTACTGGCCACCGGCGTTGTGCGTCAGCGTCACCGTCTGGCGCAGGCCGTTGCCGGGCAGCAGACCGGCCTTGACCAGCACCTGAAAGCCGTTGCAGATGCCCAGCACCGGACGCCCATCCTCGACGAAGCGCAGCAGACGCTCGCCCAGGCGGTGGACCAGATCGACCGCCAGCAGTTTGCCGGCGCCCAGGTGATCGCCGTAGCTGAAGCCGCCGGGGATCACCAGCGCGGCGTAGTCTTCCAGGCGCGCCTGACCGGCCACGACACGGTTGACGTGGACCCGCTCGGCGCAACCGCCCGCCAGCTCACAAGCGGCGGCGGTCTCCTCGTCGCAGTTGATGCCTGCCGCGCGCAGCACCAGCACGCGTGGCCGCTGCCGAAGATGTGGAACATTCGCTTGCATGATGTGTCGCCGTTTGCTCCCGTGTCGCCGCAGCGCTGCGCGCGCCGCGGCGGTCTTATTGCTCAACCACCGGCCAGAACCCACGCGCGCGCAACTGCTCGACGGCAGCCTCGACGCTCTCCGGCTCGATCAGGGCGCAGCCGGGACCCAGCAGCAGCGCCCGGTCGCTCAACCCGGCGGCCTGCAGCACGCCCGCCAGCGGCACGTCCGCACCGGTCAACAGCACGCTGAGCGGCGCGTGCAGCCGCAGGCGCCCGACGCGCGCCGCCCAGTCGGCCAGGCGCTCGGTGAAGGCCGGTTCCAGCCTGGCTTGCGCCGCGCGCAGCCGCGCTTCGAACGCGGCGATCGAGTGGCCTGCAGCCTCCAGACGCGCCAGACCCGCCGGTGTCAAGCGGTAGCGCAGACGCTCACCCACGGCGTCTTCCAGCTCGGCGGCCTGCTGGATCAGCGCCAACAGCTCCGCATCGACGCGCAGCGGATCGACCAGCAGCAGCGCCGCGTCGGCGCCGTGGACGGCAGGCGCATCGCTCACCGGTGCGGCGGCGCCATCCAGCCAGCGCGCCAGCGGCGTGAGTGCCAGGCCCTGCTCATCAGCGACCACCAAACCCAACCAGCTGAGCTGACGCGTCGCCGCTGCGACCAGTGCCTCGGCGACCGCCTGCGCGGGGGCCGGCTCGGCCAGGGACGTACCCTCCAAGGCGATCCAGGCCGGCGCATCGGCCGGCGGCGCAAGCCAGGGGTGCAGCGCCAGCAGCGCCGTGATCAACGTCTCACGCGCCACCGCCTCGCCACGCGCGTCGCGCAGCCAGCGCCAGATGATGCCACGCACCCGCGCTTCATGCGCAGCCACCACCGCGGCCACCTCCACATCGGGCGCGCCAACCCAGACACAGCCCGTGCCGGACAGATCGCTCGCCGAACGCGGACGCAGCCAGGCGTCGAGCAGTGCCGTCAGCAGCGTGCGCGGCGGCTGCGCTTGGAGGCTGCTCCAGGCCTCGCCCACCTGCCAGCGGCCACGCACCAGCGTGGCCGCGCCCAGCTCCTCCAGCAGCGGCAGCCACCACAGCAGCTCATCGGCGTCCAGGCCGAGCTGCCCGGCCAGCGCCGTGGCGGCGTCGGCGGGCATCGCCCGCGGGCGGTAGGCCGTCAGGCGGTCAAAGCGGCGCGGTGTGCTCGCGCCAGAAGGTTCGTCCGTCGCCAGCGCAGTGAGCAGCCGTTGGAGGGTCAAGCGCAGCTCCGCGTAGCTGCGCGGCGCCGTCGTGGGCGGGGCGGCGGGTGGCAGCTCTAGCGACAGCGCGGCAAGCACCTCCGCCGGCACCACCAGTCGCCGCCGATCGGCGATCAGCAGGCCCAGTGCCTGGAGTGTGGCGAGCTCGCTGCCCAGGTGGGCGCTCTGCAGGGCGGCGTCCGGCGCGACGGCCAGCCAGCGCTCGCGCGCCAGGGCTAGCTCACGCTCGTCCTCCACGCTGCCGAGCAGCAGCAGCAGGCGCAGCAGCGCGCGGCCATGCTCCGAAAGCACGCCTGCTGCGGCGCGCAGCCGTTCGGGTTGCGTGTAGATCGTCTGCAAGCGCTCCAGAGCCAGATCGCGCCGCCGCCCCGCCAGCACGATGCCGTGCCGCGCCGCCAGGCGATCCAGATCGGCCCAGGCGGCGCGCGCCAGCAGCTCGCGCGCCGGCGGCGTTTCAGAGGTTCGCAGAAGCTGGCTCATGGGGCGGCCCTCGTCTCCAGCCAGCGCTCCAGCGTACGCCCCACGGCTTCCAGGCTCTCCGCGCTGACTTTGTCGGTGGTGTCGGCCACGGTATGCCAGAACGGATAATCGAAGTCGATCAGATCGACCGCCGGAATGCCGCGCCGCAGAAAGGGCGTATGGTCGTCCAGAATCGAGTACTTGACTTCGGGAATGAACTGCCGATAGCCCAGCGCGGCCGCCGTCTGCCAGATCGACTCGCGCAGCGCCGGCGTTGAGGTGGCTTCATAGTACACCTGCAGGTCGGCATCACCGATCATATCCAC includes:
- a CDS encoding [LysW]-lysine hydrolase, which produces MSTATDNAEIALLDGLLRIPSPSGQEQAAVQWLVEQMAAHGLEAWIDEAGNAVGALGTGRPETVLLGHIDTVPGMIPVRREADRLYGRGAVDAKGPLAAFVCAMARLRAAGGLPGRIVVIGCVEEEAPSSRGAHHAAQCYRPDFCIVGEPSRWDRVTLGYKGTLRVRARLRQPCAHSAHARRTATEGIVELWRRLQEHAAQHNAGRARAFDQLQPTLLGIHSQSDGLHEEATAEINLRLPPDLSPEAVAARLAQFDPAIRIEVLGATPAFQAPRGNPVAHALTQAIRRQGAQPALVLKTGTADMNIVGPAWGCPTVAYGPGDAALDHTPDEHIELADYRSAIAVLARALTDLQHRA
- a CDS encoding CBS domain-containing protein — protein: MTVLLVRDLMRHPVITATPRTTLPQLNQILHEHHIRRVPIVDGDRLVGIVTRGDIRNAFPSDATTLSVYELSYLLSRVTAAEIMRTAVITIAADAPVVEAARLMVHHKISGLPVMDGRRMVGMISESDILQAVVAGTLPLAPPATTALSIAA
- a CDS encoding multicopper oxidase family protein, giving the protein MTVEYQEQLQATDDRSLRRRITSRRDVLKVLSAGLSLPAAGALLSACGNSVPVAAGSVTGQASPSAATYAHATASPAPSAAAGDWQAMDRMHEEGVKAFPAKTQGLGGQPLQYRLDNGVKVFELTCKVVQWEVTPGTFVEAWTYNGTMPGPEIRVTEGDRVRVIVKNELPESTAVHWHGLIVPNDQDGVPFITQPPIRPGETYTYEFTVKNSGSHMYHSHHNSTKQVGKGLLGAFIVEPKDRSKEPQVDIDYVMILNDQTGGFTLNGKGFPATQPIKAKLGQKVRLRYMNEGLLIHPMHLHGLPQLVIARDGWPLPQPYMCDTVNVAPGERWDVIVECSEVGVWAFHCHILSHAESDHGMFGMVTALIVEA
- a CDS encoding sensor histidine kinase; its protein translation is MDQAEQQSLIAQLRERIQQLEARNAILEQRARLDRARLTALMQTTTAFLLTREQTLAIRLGCQHAGELVPGTTQALIWLLDEQSGRLVLHRPDGTPSTHLLLELGQGLAGRGCLAPRPMVFVGQVLEEALAEHDAADQRWLAEQLGDAWPPLSAIAAPLRVEQHPLGVLVLFGGTQSHLLLASDLLFVQALANLIASAIQDLHQEQQVTRLGQELLLSREQQAATQQRLDATQAGLLQTAKLAAVGQLAASVAHEINNPLYAVRNSLYLVEQDLPPDAPQQEFLRLAQNELARIARIIARMRDFYKPAHGDFQPTDLNALIQETLYLAATHLNHSHVWVTLQLDPTLPPITASADQLRQVLLNLILNAADAMPNGGTLTIGSAHDDMHATITIADTGEGIPPDVRERIFEPFFTTKANGTGLGLSVSYHIVAQHGGTLQIESTPGMGTTCTIRLPLHYQPPQGGELTEYATPRLGD
- a CDS encoding response regulator transcription factor, with amino-acid sequence MQPSAHILLVDDEAPIRLTLGALLRRAGYQVTTAASGEDAVALLDHHRFDLLLVDLKMPGIDGMAVVRAAQERDPDAVIIILTGHGTLESAIEGLRRDIFDYLLKTSDPQQVLTRVAEGLRQRAQTLHRKQMLQTLAAAAAELSGVPTPGAAPEHTPTARAQEAALEIGPLRIDPVRQEATLDGRSATLTPTELRVLVCLAQQAGRALSYAQLVACAQGYETFAAEAAELIKPHIHHLRQKLEADPARPRYILTVRGTGYMLAIAPDA
- a CDS encoding cytochrome P450, with amino-acid sequence MVASSALADLPLPPGRRGLPLVGETVEWVRDPLRFAQERYARYGPVWRTHLLGQPCVVMLGAEANRFILSTHLHLFSSRQGWGRPITTLIGRGLSLIDGEEHRRHRCMIQPALHGALLQRYFATMQTLTHAHLRLWQQQAELRLFDAFKGLSFAIAARLMLGLEQPAAIAQVERDFYQFTAGLFALPAWRIPGTPYARAWRAGQRLRRALRRIIAARRQAAPQPDILSWLLTVEDEHGQRFSEAELLDELLVLLWAGHDTVTSMLTWAVLELARHPLIAARLQAELDAVLGRAPLQAPQLKRLPLLDAVLRETERLHPPAPGGFRGVVESFSYDGYRIPAGWTVMYSSVFTHHQPEIWSAPQCFDPDRFLPPRNEGRPFALVGFSAGPRVCVGLAFAQMQMRIVLAELLRTCRVELLPAQDLRPIPVPTAMPRDGLRVRIRPQL